The following are encoded together in the Phaseolus vulgaris cultivar G19833 chromosome 9, P. vulgaris v2.0, whole genome shotgun sequence genome:
- the LOC137822910 gene encoding gibberellin 3-beta-dioxygenase 1-like — METLNDAYKAHPLDLGDIIPIDFSSSPAIPDSHSWSEPNDNHISSDDSASSVPVIDLLDPKAKDLISLACQNSGAFQLTNHGIPLGVIQAAEEEVQHLFSLPTEQKMKALRTPDGATGYGRARISPFFPKGMWHEGFTIIGSVSQDVKKIWPDDHARFCDRMEDYEKKMKILAERVTEILFDLLNVPEEKRKWVDAEDKGTAIQLNFYPSCPEPNRTMGLAPHTDTSILTIVQSPSTGLQLYKEEKGWISVQPHPEALIVHLGDLAHIISNGRFGSPLHRVTLSETCKRYSIAYFYSPPIDHVLSPFVTEDDKSAAQFRPVTVKEYIKIKAQHFGNSLSFVKI; from the exons ATGGAAACTCTAAATGATGCCTACAAAGCACACCCTCTGGACCTTGGGGATATCATCCCCATAGACTTTTCTTCATCTCCTGCCATACCTGATTCCCACAGCTGGTCTGAACCCAATGATAATCATATCTCATCAGATGATTCTGCATCCTCCGTCCCCGTCATAGACCTCTTGGATCCCAAAGCCAAAGACCTCATAAGCCTTGCATGTCAGAACTCGGGTGCTTTTCAGTTGACGAATCACGGCATACCCTTAGGTGTTATTCAAGCTGCTGAAGAAGAAGTCCAACACCTCTTCTCTCTCCCTACTGAACAAAAGATGAAGGCTCTTAGAACTCCCGATGGTGCTACTGGTTATGGCAGAGCTCGAATTTCCCCCTTCTTCCCCAAGGGCATGTGGCACGAAGGATTCACCATCATTGGATCTGTCTCTCAGGATGTCAAAAAGATTTGGCCCGATGACCATGCTAGGTTTTG TGATAGAATGGAGGATTATGAGAAGAAAATGAAGATTCTGGCGGAGCGAGTAACAGAGATTCTGTTTGATTTGTTGAACGTTCCTGAGGAAAAAAGGAAGTGGGTTGATGCAGAAGACAAAGGAACAGCTATTCAGTTGAATTTCTACCCAAGTTGTCCGGAACCAAACCGAACCATGGGTTTGGCTCCTCACACTGACACTTCTATCCTAACAATTGTTCAAAGCCCATCCACTGGGCTCCAACTCTACAAGGAAGAAAAAGGGTGGATCTCTGTGCAGCCTCACCCTGAAGCTCTCATCGTTCACTTGGGAGATCTGGCACACATCATATCCAATGGAAGATTCGGCAGCCCCCTTCACCGCGTAACGCTTAGTGAAACTTGCAAACGTTACTCCATTGCTTATTTCTATTCTCCACCCATCGATCATGTTCTGTCTCCCTTTGTCACTGAGGATGATAAATCTGCTGCTCAGTTTCGTCCTGTCACTGTGAAGGAGTACATTAAGATCAAGGCTCAGCATTTTGGAAACTCGTTGtcttttgttaagatttga
- the LOC137822909 gene encoding gibberellin 3-beta-dioxygenase 1-like, translating to MNALNEAYKANPLHLGDIIPLDFSSHPSLPDSHAWSQPIDENLSFNDPASSSIPVIDLMDPNATKLIGLACENWGAFHLKNHGIPLGVTQGVEEEVQRLFSLPTEQKLKALRSPSGATGYGIARISPFFSKCMWHEGFTIIGSPSHDAEKIWPGDFARFCDRMENYEKKMQIIAKRLTEMMCDVLKISEEKRKWIGASDTSGALQLNFYPSCPEPNRAMGLAPHTDTSMFTIVQTPSSGLQIFKEGKGWIPVQPHPEALIVHTGDFLHIMSNGRFCSPVHRVMLNENRKRYSMAYFYSPPIDYVVSPSVTKDLNSAARFREVTVKEYIGIKAQKFADSLSFIST from the exons ATGAATGCTCTGAATGAAGCATACAAAGCAAACCCTCTCCACCTTGGTGATATCATCCCCTTAGACTTTTCTTCACACCCGAGTTTACCAGATTCCCACGCATGGTCTCAACCCATTGATGAGAATCTCTCATTCAATGATCCTGCATCATCGTCTATACCCGTCATAGACCTCATGGATCCCAATGCCACGAAACTCATAGGCCTTGCATGTGAGAACTGGGGTGCCTTCCATTTGAAGAATCATGGCATACCCTTAGGTGTTACTCAAGGTGTTGAAGAAGAAGTTCAACGCCTCTTCTCACTGCCTACTGAACAAAAGCTCAAGGCTCTTAGATCCCCCAGTGGTGCCACTGGCTATGGCATCGCAAGGATTTCACCTTTCTTCTCCAAGTGCATGTGGCACGAAGGATTCACTATCATTGGTTCTCCCTCTCACGATGCAGAAAAGATATGGCCTGGTGATTTTGCACGGTTTTG TGATAGAATGGAGAATTATGAGAAGAAGATGCAGATTATAGCGAAGCGACTAACAGAGATGATGTGTGATGTGTTGAAGATTAGTGAGGAAAAAAGGAAATGGATTGGTGCAAGTGACACAAGTGGAGCTCTTCAGCTGAATTTCTACCCAAGTTGTCCGGAACCGAACCGAGCCATGGGTTTGGCTCCTCACACTGACACTTCTATGTTCACAATTGTTCAAACTCCATCGAGTGGTCTTCAGATCTTCAAGGAAGGAAAAGGGTGGATCCCTGTGCAGCCTCACCCTGAAGCTCTCATCGTTCACACAGGCGATTTCTTACACATCATGTCCAATGGACGCTTCTGCAGCCCAGTTCATCGCGTAATGCTGAATGAGAACAGAAAACGTTATTCTATGGCTTATTTCTATTCTCCACCCATAGATTATGTGGTGTCTCCCTCAGTAACCAAGGATCTTAACTCTGCTGCTCGTTTTCGTGAGGTCACTGTGAAGGAGTATATTGGGATTAAGGCCCAGAAGTTTGCAGATTCTCTGTCTTTCATTAGCACttga